One window of Dysgonomonas mossii genomic DNA carries:
- a CDS encoding DegT/DnrJ/EryC1/StrS family aminotransferase produces the protein MNEILFLNLKRENERYATELKEATARIIHSGWYIRGAANESFQSQFASYCGVSHCVGVGNGLDALRLILMGYMVMGRIKEGDEVILPANTFIATVLAVTQCGLVPVLADCDLVTYNIDPASAEEKITNKSRAIIAVHLYGQVADMYKLKQLALKYNLQLIEDAAQAQGAVYKGRKTGSIGDAAAFSFYPVKNLGSLGDAGAVTTDDTQLAEVVNSLSNYGSDEKYIHNYKGLNSRLDEIQAAILSVKLKYLDADNSRRREIAKFYLDNIKNDRFILPEIRDWDSHVFHLFVLRCKDREELQQYLSQNSIQTQIHYPYAIHKQPAYAELNHLHLPVSELLQDEVLSLPLYSSLREDELVKIIKTLNSF, from the coding sequence ATGAACGAAATTTTATTCCTTAACTTAAAACGAGAAAACGAACGCTATGCAACTGAACTGAAAGAAGCAACTGCTCGTATTATACACTCAGGCTGGTATATACGAGGAGCAGCGAATGAATCCTTCCAGTCTCAATTTGCTTCTTACTGTGGTGTCTCTCACTGTGTGGGTGTGGGCAACGGTCTTGATGCCCTGCGTCTCATTCTGATGGGATATATGGTGATGGGGCGTATAAAGGAGGGTGATGAGGTAATTCTTCCTGCAAATACATTTATCGCTACTGTCTTAGCTGTTACGCAATGCGGGCTTGTCCCTGTTTTGGCAGATTGCGACCTTGTGACATACAATATCGACCCTGCTTCAGCAGAAGAAAAGATAACAAACAAAAGCCGTGCTATAATTGCGGTTCATCTATATGGGCAAGTCGCAGATATGTATAAGCTCAAGCAATTAGCTCTCAAATATAACCTTCAGCTTATCGAAGATGCTGCACAAGCACAAGGTGCAGTCTATAAAGGCAGAAAAACGGGCAGTATTGGCGATGCGGCAGCATTTAGCTTTTATCCTGTGAAAAATCTTGGCTCGTTGGGCGATGCAGGAGCAGTAACAACGGACGATACACAATTGGCAGAGGTGGTGAATAGTTTATCGAATTATGGTTCAGATGAAAAATATATACACAACTACAAGGGACTAAACTCCCGCCTTGATGAAATACAAGCTGCAATCCTCTCAGTTAAATTAAAATATTTGGATGCGGATAATTCACGCCGTCGGGAGATTGCAAAGTTTTACTTGGATAACATAAAAAATGACAGGTTCATTTTGCCTGAAATAAGAGATTGGGATAGCCATGTGTTTCATTTGTTTGTGTTGCGTTGCAAAGATCGTGAAGAACTCCAGCAGTACTTATCGCAAAACTCCATCCAGACTCAAATACATTACCCTTATGCTATACACAAACAGCCGGCTTATGCTGAACTAAATCATTTGCATCTGCCTGTTTCTGAACTGCTGCAAGATGAGGTATTAAGTCTTCCGCTTTATTCGTCTTTGCGAGAAGATGAATTGGTAAAGATAATTAAGACTTTAAATAGTTTTTAA
- a CDS encoding nitroreductase family protein, which translates to MRLKNLIENRYSVRAYIPQPIEAEKVNYILDCARLAPSACNYQPWVFYVVTNKDAIEKIQESYNREWFKSAPMHIIVCKDSEQSWKRKNTDNKDFGDVDAAIAAEHICLAAAETGLGTCWVCNFDPHILRKALDIPAHLEAVAIFPLGYIDEEKSISPNKNRKRLNEITKWI; encoded by the coding sequence ATGCGACTAAAAAATCTTATCGAAAACCGCTATTCGGTTAGGGCTTACATACCTCAACCTATAGAAGCGGAAAAAGTGAATTACATTCTTGATTGTGCACGCCTGGCACCATCAGCTTGTAACTACCAGCCTTGGGTATTTTATGTTGTTACCAACAAGGATGCAATAGAAAAAATACAGGAATCGTACAACAGAGAGTGGTTCAAATCGGCACCTATGCATATTATCGTGTGCAAAGACTCTGAGCAATCGTGGAAAAGAAAAAATACTGACAATAAAGACTTTGGTGATGTAGACGCAGCCATTGCTGCCGAGCATATATGCCTCGCAGCGGCTGAAACAGGCTTAGGAACGTGCTGGGTTTGTAACTTCGACCCTCATATTCTGCGTAAGGCTCTCGATATACCGGCTCATCTGGAAGCCGTAGCCATATTCCCCCTCGGATATATTGACGAAGAAAAAAGTATTAGCCCAAACAAAAACCGCAAGAGACTGAACGAGATTACCAAATGGATATGA
- a CDS encoding HD domain-containing protein, with protein sequence MSIKITFADVKKSQEIKTYIKQADASLAVMGYTEHSFAHTTKCAEVAGQLLKDLGYEDRDIELAKIAAYMHDIGNVINRADHAQSGAVMAFRLLEKMGMPAEDIATIITAIGNHDEKTAFPVNAVAAALIIADKTDVRRSRVRRKRTINTDIHDRVNYAVEKADLKLDTENKTITLCLTIDTKISAVMEYFEIFIERMLLCRKATDYFGFSFKLNINGNAIM encoded by the coding sequence ATGAGTATTAAAATAACATTTGCAGACGTAAAGAAGTCTCAGGAAATAAAAACATATATCAAGCAGGCCGACGCATCATTGGCTGTGATGGGATACACCGAACATAGCTTTGCCCATACAACCAAATGCGCCGAAGTTGCAGGACAATTACTAAAAGATCTGGGCTATGAAGATCGGGATATAGAATTGGCAAAGATAGCTGCTTATATGCACGATATAGGGAATGTAATAAATCGTGCCGACCATGCGCAAAGCGGAGCAGTGATGGCTTTTAGGTTATTAGAAAAAATGGGTATGCCAGCCGAAGATATTGCAACGATTATCACTGCTATAGGAAACCATGATGAAAAAACAGCCTTCCCTGTCAATGCTGTAGCGGCAGCACTCATTATTGCCGATAAGACAGATGTGCGTCGCAGCAGGGTACGTCGCAAAAGAACTATAAATACCGATATACATGATAGAGTAAACTATGCGGTAGAGAAAGCTGATTTAAAACTCGATACAGAGAATAAGACGATAACTCTTTGTCTTACAATTGATACGAAGATCAGTGCTGTGATGGAATATTTTGAGATCTTTATAGAGCGTATGCTCCTATGCCGTAAGGCGACAGACTATTTCGGGTTCAGCTTTAAATTGAATATAAATGGTAATGCGATAATGTAG
- a CDS encoding glycosyltransferase family 2 protein: MDISVVIPLYNEEESLSELHAWIKRVMNENGFSYEIIFVDDGSKDRSWEIISDLKKSDENVKAIRFRRNYGKSPALHCAFGRTTGDVVITMDADLQDSPDEIPELYKMIKEDKYDLVSGWKKKRYDPLSKTLPTKLFNATARKVSGVKLHDFNCGLKAYRKDVVKSIEIYNDMHRYIPYLAKIAGFTKITEKEVHHQARKYGKSKFAGFSRFVNGYLDLLTLWFLSVFGRKPMHFFGLWGTVMFFIGFIAAVILGCSKLYAMSKGIAHPLVTSSPYFFIAMTMMILGTQLFLAGFLGEIISRSSSERNNYKVEEEL; this comes from the coding sequence ATGGATATATCTGTTGTTATACCTTTATATAATGAAGAAGAATCGCTAAGCGAGCTCCATGCGTGGATAAAAAGGGTTATGAATGAGAACGGCTTCTCGTACGAGATCATTTTTGTTGACGATGGCAGCAAAGATCGTTCGTGGGAAATAATATCTGATTTGAAAAAATCGGACGAAAATGTAAAAGCAATCCGATTCAGACGCAACTATGGCAAATCTCCTGCCTTGCATTGCGCTTTCGGACGTACAACCGGCGATGTTGTGATCACAATGGATGCCGATTTGCAAGACAGTCCGGACGAAATACCGGAACTCTACAAGATGATAAAGGAAGACAAGTATGATCTTGTTTCGGGATGGAAAAAGAAACGTTACGATCCACTGTCGAAAACATTGCCTACAAAGCTATTTAATGCCACAGCCAGAAAAGTTTCGGGAGTGAAGCTCCACGACTTCAACTGCGGGCTGAAAGCCTATCGCAAAGATGTGGTGAAAAGCATAGAGATATATAACGATATGCACCGTTATATACCATACCTTGCTAAAATAGCAGGGTTTACAAAAATTACAGAAAAAGAAGTACACCACCAAGCCCGTAAATATGGTAAAAGTAAATTTGCCGGATTCAGCCGCTTTGTAAACGGTTATCTCGATTTGCTAACCCTTTGGTTCTTATCGGTATTTGGACGAAAACCAATGCACTTTTTTGGACTGTGGGGTACTGTCATGTTCTTTATCGGATTCATAGCTGCTGTTATTTTAGGTTGCAGCAAATTGTATGCTATGAGCAAAGGGATAGCGCACCCGTTGGTGACTAGTTCGCCGTACTTCTTCATTGCTATGACAATGATGATACTGGGAACCCAACTTTTTCTTGCGGGATTTCTGGGAGAGATTATCTCACGCAGTTCGAGCGAAAGAAACAATTATAAAGTAGAAGAAGAATTATAA
- a CDS encoding manganese efflux pump MntP: MIQIIILAIGLSMDSLVIALTSGAIIKNHDTINILKIAGMLAFMQMSLTVFGWFIGSTFAEYIDEYDHWLAFIILFFLGTRVIYSSIKNEGESKPFNPLNFKTMFSLGVATSIDATAVGLSMSLININIFFPAIVIGAVTMLVASFGVISGSKVGQRYNLRINIIGGIILIIIGCSILMQHTVFHHEGLAII, from the coding sequence ATGATCCAGATTATTATATTAGCAATAGGCCTGTCGATGGACAGCCTCGTTATAGCGCTTACCAGTGGGGCTATAATAAAAAATCACGACACGATCAACATTCTGAAAATAGCGGGTATGCTGGCATTCATGCAAATGAGCCTCACTGTTTTCGGATGGTTTATAGGCTCTACATTTGCTGAATATATCGACGAGTACGATCATTGGCTGGCATTTATCATTCTCTTCTTCTTAGGCACAAGAGTAATATACTCGAGTATCAAAAACGAAGGAGAGAGTAAACCATTCAATCCGCTTAATTTCAAAACCATGTTTAGTCTGGGCGTTGCAACCAGTATCGATGCCACAGCCGTAGGGCTATCCATGTCGCTAATCAATATAAATATATTCTTTCCGGCAATAGTCATAGGTGCAGTCACAATGCTTGTAGCTTCGTTTGGAGTAATATCGGGAAGCAAAGTAGGACAACGCTACAATCTTAGAATAAATATTATAGGAGGTATTATCCTCATCATTATCGGATGCAGTATACTTATGCAACATACAGTTTTTCATCACGAAGGGCTGGCTATTATCTGA
- a CDS encoding DUF4199 domain-containing protein — translation MAKNQRLGESFSIINRYAMFYGLLLGLFWVIRYIFLIVAGIGVSDRFAFIFYLLNIVTLLVVYIFYYRFKTSDPDNPQSAWHCIAFTVLMCFYASFLEGVIMFAHYQFIDPAFFSRMIEPVMKSIEVAPIIKVPEADYERAKDIMRVIFSNKLTYIVMEFIKNIFLGFFLSFVLNFVVKIKKNN, via the coding sequence ATGGCAAAAAATCAACGTTTAGGCGAAAGCTTCTCTATAATCAACAGATATGCTATGTTTTATGGTCTGTTGCTCGGATTATTCTGGGTTATCAGATACATATTTCTAATTGTAGCAGGCATAGGTGTATCAGACAGGTTTGCATTCATCTTTTATCTGCTCAACATTGTCACATTGCTGGTAGTGTATATTTTCTATTACAGGTTTAAGACTTCCGACCCCGACAATCCGCAAAGCGCATGGCATTGCATCGCCTTTACGGTATTGATGTGCTTTTACGCCTCTTTTCTCGAAGGTGTAATCATGTTTGCTCACTATCAGTTTATCGACCCGGCATTCTTTAGCCGCATGATAGAGCCGGTGATGAAAAGTATAGAAGTTGCCCCTATAATAAAAGTACCTGAGGCCGACTACGAACGGGCAAAAGACATTATGAGAGTAATATTTTCCAACAAACTGACATATATCGTAATGGAATTTATAAAGAACATATTCTTAGGATTTTTCCTTAGCTTTGTTCTCAACTTTGTAGTCAAAATAAAAAAGAATAACTAA
- a CDS encoding DUF4834 family protein, with translation MTLIFFLIFSIAILGIMFVFSLIRGVASFIFGRPSSSPFSGHRANNTYSSNNNEQYNHSSKNDQRKVFSKNEGEYVKFEEIKE, from the coding sequence ATGACACTTATATTCTTTCTGATATTTTCCATTGCTATTTTAGGGATAATGTTTGTCTTTTCTCTGATCAGGGGAGTAGCGTCTTTTATATTCGGAAGACCATCGTCTTCTCCTTTTTCGGGACACAGGGCAAATAATACTTATTCATCGAATAATAACGAGCAATACAATCACTCATCAAAAAACGATCAGCGCAAAGTCTTTTCGAAGAACGAAGGCGAATATGTAAAGTTTGAAGAGATAAAAGAATAG
- the asnS gene encoding asparagine--tRNA ligase: MESIRRTKIVDLLRKEKEFGATVAVKGWVRTIRGNKYVNFIHLNDGSTIHNLQIVADVEKFGETFFKPVTTGACIHVIGKLVESQGKGQTMEIQADSVEIYGTADPETYPLQKKGHSLEFLREIAYLRPRTNTFGAIFRIRHHMAYAIHKYFNDNGFFYFHTPIVTASDAEGAGSMFQVTTLDFNNVPRNDKGQVDYAEDFFGRQTNLTVSGQLEGELGAMALGAIYTFGPTFRAENSNTPRHLAEFWMIEPEVAFYDIHDNMDLAEDFLKYLIRYALENCKDDLEFLSEHFDKELIDRLNFVTANDFVRLTYTEGVEILEKSGHKFEFPVYWGADLQSEHERYLVEKHFKRPVILTDYPKEIKSFYMKQNEDGKTVRGMDVLFPKIGEIIGGSEREADYEKLVTRTKELGMNTDPIWWYLETRKFGTAPHAGFGLGFERLILFITGMANIRDVIPFPRTPNNAEF; this comes from the coding sequence ATGGAAAGTATTCGTAGAACAAAAATTGTAGATCTGCTCCGAAAAGAGAAAGAATTTGGAGCTACAGTCGCCGTAAAAGGATGGGTAAGAACTATTCGTGGTAATAAATATGTGAATTTTATTCACCTGAACGATGGCTCTACAATTCATAATCTTCAGATCGTAGCCGATGTGGAAAAATTTGGAGAGACGTTCTTCAAACCTGTAACTACCGGAGCATGTATCCATGTTATCGGAAAGTTGGTAGAATCGCAGGGTAAGGGACAAACAATGGAAATTCAGGCAGATTCAGTAGAGATCTACGGAACAGCAGACCCTGAAACTTATCCCTTGCAAAAGAAAGGGCACTCACTCGAGTTTTTGAGAGAGATTGCTTATCTGCGCCCTCGTACAAATACTTTCGGTGCAATATTCCGTATACGTCACCATATGGCTTATGCCATTCATAAATATTTCAATGATAATGGATTTTTCTATTTCCATACTCCTATTGTAACTGCTTCGGATGCAGAAGGTGCAGGATCTATGTTTCAGGTAACTACACTCGACTTTAATAATGTTCCACGCAACGATAAAGGGCAGGTAGACTATGCCGAAGATTTCTTCGGACGCCAGACCAACCTTACCGTATCGGGACAGCTCGAAGGAGAGCTTGGAGCAATGGCTCTTGGTGCTATTTATACATTTGGTCCGACATTCCGTGCCGAGAATTCTAATACTCCACGACATCTTGCCGAATTTTGGATGATAGAGCCCGAAGTAGCGTTCTATGATATTCACGACAATATGGACTTGGCGGAAGACTTCCTAAAATATCTGATACGTTATGCATTGGAAAATTGTAAGGATGATCTTGAATTCCTGAGCGAGCATTTTGATAAAGAATTGATAGACCGTCTGAACTTTGTTACAGCTAACGACTTTGTACGCCTTACATATACCGAAGGGGTAGAAATATTGGAGAAGAGCGGACACAAGTTCGAATTCCCTGTTTATTGGGGAGCTGACTTGCAATCGGAACATGAACGCTATCTGGTAGAAAAGCACTTCAAACGTCCTGTTATCCTGACCGACTATCCAAAGGAGATCAAGTCTTTCTATATGAAACAGAACGAAGATGGTAAAACTGTTCGTGGAATGGATGTCCTTTTCCCAAAGATCGGAGAAATTATCGGAGGTTCGGAGCGTGAAGCTGATTATGAAAAACTTGTTACTCGTACTAAGGAGCTGGGAATGAATACAGACCCTATCTGGTGGTACCTCGAAACACGTAAGTTCGGAACAGCGCCTCATGCCGGTTTCGGATTAGGATTTGAACGTCTTATCCTCTTTATTACAGGTATGGCGAATATCCGTGATGTGATTCCTTTCCCTCGTACACCAAACAATGCCGAGTTTTAA
- the recN gene encoding DNA repair protein RecN, with translation MLRSLYIKNYALIDSLEIDFEPGFSVITGETGAGKSIILGALSLILGQRADIKAIKQGESKCVIEGSFDVSAYDLRAFCEEKGIEYDSDSYILRREILSTGKSRAFINDSPVSLTDLKELGSQLIDIHSQHQNLLLSDTRFQMQVVDALAGNKELLSRYQQAFHQYKQSEKALAELREAVRKSKEEEDYLRFQIESLTEAALQEGEQEELENELETLTHAEDIKSALFKIHSLLSDDDKGIVLGLKEGLNTSQQLAKVYARSEEISERLQTAYIDLKDLASEMDKLANDVEFNPERLAFIESRLDLIYTLQKKYHVNAVSELLALYEEFKQKIENIESSDQQVEALEKEVHEKSEKVFALAKQLTDSRTSITDSFEKDLTDRVAYLGMPNIRFRSEIITEKHPNIYGLDRVLFQFSANKNVPLQPVAEIASGGEISRLMLCLKSMIAGATALPTIIFDEIDTGVSGEIADKMGEVMREFGKNMQVLAITHLPQIAAKGKAHYKVYKLDDEHTTTTNLVRLSDEERLTEIARMLSGSTVTEAAIQNAKVMLDKKV, from the coding sequence ATGCTAAGATCGCTATACATAAAAAATTATGCCTTGATAGATAGTCTTGAAATTGACTTCGAGCCTGGCTTTTCTGTTATTACCGGAGAAACAGGAGCCGGAAAATCTATTATTCTGGGAGCACTGTCTCTTATACTTGGGCAGCGTGCCGATATCAAGGCTATCAAGCAGGGGGAGAGTAAATGTGTTATCGAAGGATCGTTCGATGTTTCGGCATACGATCTCAGAGCTTTCTGCGAAGAGAAAGGTATAGAGTACGATTCCGATAGTTATATCCTGCGCAGGGAGATACTCTCTACAGGAAAATCAAGAGCATTTATCAACGATTCGCCTGTTTCGCTCACTGATCTGAAAGAATTGGGTAGTCAGTTGATCGATATACACTCGCAGCATCAGAACTTGTTGCTATCCGACACCCGTTTCCAAATGCAGGTGGTAGATGCTTTGGCGGGCAACAAAGAGTTGCTGAGCAGATACCAACAAGCTTTCCATCAATACAAGCAATCGGAAAAGGCATTGGCAGAGCTGCGTGAAGCGGTGAGGAAAAGTAAAGAGGAAGAAGATTATCTTCGTTTTCAGATCGAATCCTTGACAGAAGCCGCTCTTCAGGAAGGAGAGCAGGAAGAATTGGAAAACGAACTGGAGACACTTACTCACGCCGAAGATATAAAGTCGGCATTATTCAAGATACACTCCTTGTTGTCTGACGATGATAAGGGAATCGTGCTGGGTCTCAAAGAAGGACTCAATACGTCTCAACAGTTAGCAAAGGTATATGCCCGTTCGGAAGAAATATCCGAGCGTTTGCAAACAGCGTATATCGATCTTAAAGACCTTGCCTCCGAAATGGATAAGCTCGCAAACGACGTGGAATTCAACCCTGAGCGTTTGGCTTTTATCGAATCACGGCTCGATCTGATCTACACATTGCAGAAGAAATATCATGTAAATGCTGTATCCGAGTTGTTGGCTTTGTATGAAGAATTTAAGCAAAAGATAGAAAATATAGAATCATCCGATCAGCAAGTGGAAGCTCTTGAAAAGGAAGTCCACGAAAAGTCGGAAAAGGTATTCGCTCTAGCTAAGCAGTTGACCGATAGTCGTACGTCGATAACCGATAGTTTCGAGAAAGATCTGACCGATCGGGTTGCTTATCTGGGTATGCCTAACATTCGTTTCAGAAGTGAAATTATAACAGAGAAACATCCCAATATATATGGGTTAGACAGAGTGCTGTTTCAGTTCTCTGCAAACAAAAATGTACCTCTACAGCCTGTTGCGGAGATAGCTTCGGGTGGTGAAATTTCCCGTCTGATGCTCTGCCTCAAATCCATGATTGCAGGTGCAACCGCATTGCCTACTATTATATTCGATGAAATAGATACAGGTGTTTCGGGCGAGATAGCAGACAAAATGGGAGAGGTGATGCGTGAGTTTGGCAAGAATATGCAAGTGCTGGCAATAACACACTTGCCTCAGATTGCCGCCAAAGGGAAAGCGCATTACAAGGTTTATAAATTGGATGACGAACATACCACAACTACAAACTTGGTGCGTTTGTCCGATGAAGAACGTTTAACGGAAATAGCCCGCATGCTGAGTGGTTCTACAGTAACAGAGGCGGCTATACAAAATGCGAAAGTAATGTTGGACAAAAAAGTCTAA
- a CDS encoding pseudouridine synthase — protein MVTENGNDRDGRDGYSSSENKSNGNDPVKKKRARVGDLRKQSYDSPDRGKERNPYKAGGDRQGSSYDRGNEERRSYSGGGYSDNRDRDGGGYSGSRGGNYDSGNRGGNYNSGNRSGGNYSSGGNRGGNYDSGNRGGNYNSGNRSGGNYSSGGGSYGGGNRTGGSSYGGGNRTGGSSYGGGNRTGGGSYGGGNRGGGGSYGGGNRSGGSSYGGANRGGSGYNKAAEGVKRLVKPVKYKENIDPSTPLRLNKYLANAGVCSRREADAFITSGVVKVNGEVVDQLGAKVTRGDLVTFHDQPVRLESKVYVLLNKPKNCVTTSDDPQNRLTVMDLVKNACPERIYPVGRLDRNTTGVLLLTNDGDLASKLMHPKFKKKKIYQVTLDRDVAIEDMQAIADGVELDDGEIHADSIAYQAEDVLNVVGIEIHSGRNRIVRRIFEKLGYQVVKLDRVYFAGLTKKNIPRSKWRYLTEKEVNMLRMGAFE, from the coding sequence ATGGTGACAGAAAATGGAAATGATAGAGACGGCCGGGATGGTTACTCTTCATCAGAAAACAAATCAAATGGAAATGATCCTGTAAAGAAGAAGCGAGCTCGTGTAGGCGATCTACGCAAACAATCTTACGATAGCCCTGACCGTGGAAAAGAAAGAAATCCGTATAAGGCTGGTGGCGACAGACAAGGCTCTTCTTACGATAGAGGAAACGAAGAACGTCGATCATATAGCGGTGGCGGTTATTCCGATAATAGAGACAGAGACGGCGGTGGCTATTCAGGCAGTCGTGGCGGTAACTACGATTCTGGTAATCGCGGAGGTAATTACAATAGCGGTAACCGTAGCGGTGGTAACTATAGCAGCGGTGGCAACCGTGGCGGTAACTACGACTCGGGCAATCGTGGCGGTAATTATAATAGTGGTAACCGTAGCGGTGGCAACTACAGCAGTGGTGGCGGTAGCTATGGCGGTGGTAATCGCACCGGAGGTAGCAGCTATGGTGGCGGTAATCGTACCGGAGGCAGCAGTTATGGCGGCGGCAATCGTACCGGAGGTGGTAGCTATGGCGGTGGCAATCGTGGCGGTGGCGGTAGCTATGGCGGCGGTAATCGCAGCGGCGGTAGCAGTTATGGTGGTGCTAACCGTGGTGGCAGTGGCTATAATAAAGCAGCCGAAGGAGTTAAAAGACTTGTTAAGCCTGTAAAGTACAAAGAAAATATAGATCCAAGTACACCTTTACGTTTGAACAAATATCTGGCTAATGCCGGAGTATGTTCTCGTCGCGAAGCTGATGCGTTTATCACATCGGGTGTAGTGAAGGTAAACGGTGAGGTAGTAGATCAGTTGGGAGCAAAAGTTACACGTGGTGACTTGGTTACATTCCACGATCAACCGGTACGCTTGGAAAGTAAAGTATATGTATTGCTCAACAAACCGAAAAATTGTGTAACAACATCAGATGATCCGCAAAACCGTCTTACTGTGATGGACTTGGTGAAAAATGCCTGCCCGGAACGTATCTATCCGGTTGGTCGTCTCGATAGAAACACAACAGGTGTTTTATTGTTGACAAACGACGGAGACCTTGCGTCTAAACTGATGCATCCTAAGTTTAAGAAAAAGAAAATCTATCAGGTTACTCTCGACCGTGACGTAGCTATTGAAGATATGCAGGCTATAGCCGACGGAGTAGAACTGGATGATGGAGAGATACATGCCGACTCAATAGCATATCAGGCAGAAGATGTACTGAATGTAGTGGGTATTGAAATACACTCGGGACGCAACCGAATTGTTCGTCGTATATTCGAAAAATTAGGTTATCAGGTGGTGAAACTCGACCGTGTATACTTTGCCGGATTGACAAAGAAAAACATACCGAGAAGCAAATGGCGTTATCTGACCGAAAAAGAAGTGAACATGCTTCGTATGGGAGCTTTTGAATAA
- the purB gene encoding adenylosuccinate lyase: protein MRLTPLTAISPIDGRYRNKTEKLADYFSEYALVKYRVRVEVEYFIALCELPLPQLKNIDKEVFPKLQSIVDNFSEEDASRVKETEKVTNHDVKAVEYFIKEKFDELGLEQYKEFIHFGLTSQDINNTSVPLSLKDALTDVYYPLLDELIVKLTSQAEAWADVAMLAKTHGQPASPTRLGKEIMVFASRLQAQLQLLRSVPLSAKFGGATGNYNAHTVAYPEYDWKAFGNKFVSEKLGLVREEWTTQISNYDNLAAVFDALKRIDTIMIDLNRDFWQYISMEYFKQKIKEGEIGSSAMPHKVNPIDFENAEGNLGIANAILEHLAGKLPVSRLQRDLTDSTVLRNIGIPMGHIVIAIQSTLKGLDKLLLNKEALYRDLDNCWAVVAEGIQTILRREGYPKPYEALKALTRTNNAITAESIAEFIDELNVSDAVKDELRKITPHTYTGV, encoded by the coding sequence ATGAGACTAACTCCCTTAACTGCCATTTCGCCAATAGATGGTCGTTATCGCAATAAGACAGAGAAACTAGCCGATTATTTTTCAGAGTATGCCCTTGTTAAGTATCGCGTGCGAGTAGAAGTAGAATACTTTATAGCTCTATGCGAATTGCCGCTACCTCAATTGAAAAATATAGATAAAGAAGTTTTTCCTAAACTGCAGTCTATCGTTGATAATTTTTCGGAAGAAGATGCTTCACGTGTAAAAGAGACTGAAAAAGTAACAAATCATGATGTAAAAGCTGTCGAATATTTTATAAAAGAAAAATTCGATGAGCTTGGGCTTGAACAATACAAAGAGTTTATTCACTTTGGACTTACCTCACAGGATATAAATAATACATCTGTACCATTATCTTTAAAAGATGCTTTGACAGACGTGTATTATCCTTTGCTCGATGAGTTGATCGTGAAGCTCACATCTCAGGCTGAGGCTTGGGCTGACGTAGCTATGCTGGCTAAAACGCACGGACAACCGGCATCGCCAACACGCTTGGGTAAGGAGATTATGGTTTTTGCCAGCCGCCTTCAGGCTCAGTTGCAATTGCTCCGATCGGTGCCTTTGTCGGCTAAATTTGGAGGAGCTACAGGAAATTATAACGCACACACGGTAGCCTATCCCGAATATGACTGGAAAGCTTTTGGAAACAAGTTTGTATCCGAAAAGTTGGGCTTGGTGAGAGAAGAGTGGACAACACAGATATCCAATTATGACAACTTGGCAGCGGTGTTTGATGCTTTGAAACGCATCGATACGATAATGATAGACCTCAACAGAGATTTTTGGCAATATATTTCGATGGAGTATTTTAAGCAAAAGATCAAAGAAGGAGAAATAGGATCATCGGCAATGCCGCACAAAGTAAACCCTATCGATTTTGAAAATGCAGAAGGTAACCTGGGTATAGCAAATGCAATATTGGAACACTTGGCTGGTAAACTGCCTGTTTCGCGCTTGCAAAGAGACTTGACAGACTCTACTGTATTGCGTAATATAGGTATACCAATGGGGCATATCGTGATTGCTATTCAAAGTACATTGAAAGGGTTGGATAAATTATTATTGAATAAAGAAGCATTATATAGAGATCTGGACAATTGCTGGGCAGTTGTAGCAGAAGGAATTCAAACGATTCTTCGTCGTGAAGGATATCCGAAACCTTATGAAGCACTGAAGGCTCTTACTCGTACGAACAATGCAATTACAGCAGAATCAATTGCAGAATTCATCGATGAGCTGAATGTCAGTGATGCTGTGAAAGATGAACTGAGAAAAATTACACCTCATACTTACACTGGTGTATAA